From Novipirellula artificiosorum, the proteins below share one genomic window:
- a CDS encoding GGDEF domain-containing protein: MTSLQDFNSPLTGPAQVVPCYDGEENDATLQQSTGDFLAEATTQESCLVQIYPPDVVDGMVLIEEDLLEIGRDSDVDIVLPDSSVSRRHAEIRREGAGYFVRDLGSTNGTLVNEHAVTERRLCSGDTIRIGSFLFKFLSAGSIESQYHETVYGALTRDALTGTLNKRYLIESMQREIARSNRQQLSLCVLMLDIDHFKSVNDTYGHLAGDEVLREFGGRVSSVCREDDMLARYGGEEFCLMLCGTDCKEGRIMAERCRAIIADTPFATSVGPLPITASFGLACLNASILTPNALLEQADQCLYDAKRGGRNRVCG, translated from the coding sequence ATGACTTCGCTTCAAGACTTCAACTCACCCCTTACAGGCCCTGCACAAGTCGTTCCCTGCTACGACGGCGAGGAAAACGACGCGACGCTACAACAATCAACGGGCGACTTCCTAGCCGAGGCGACGACGCAGGAATCTTGTTTGGTCCAGATCTACCCGCCCGATGTGGTCGATGGGATGGTCTTGATCGAAGAAGACCTTCTGGAAATCGGACGAGATAGCGATGTCGACATCGTCCTGCCTGATAGCAGCGTGTCACGACGTCATGCCGAAATCCGACGTGAAGGAGCGGGCTACTTCGTTCGTGATCTCGGAAGCACCAATGGCACACTCGTCAATGAACATGCGGTCACCGAGAGACGACTCTGTTCAGGCGATACGATTCGGATCGGCAGTTTTTTGTTTAAGTTCTTGTCGGCGGGCAGCATCGAGTCACAGTATCACGAAACGGTCTACGGCGCATTAACACGCGATGCATTAACAGGGACGTTGAACAAACGCTATCTGATTGAATCGATGCAGCGAGAGATCGCTCGCTCAAACCGGCAACAGCTCTCGCTTTGCGTGTTGATGCTTGACATCGATCATTTCAAGAGCGTGAATGACACCTACGGCCATTTAGCGGGTGACGAAGTCCTTCGCGAATTTGGTGGCCGCGTTTCGTCAGTTTGCCGCGAAGATGACATGCTGGCTCGCTACGGCGGCGAAGAGTTCTGTTTGATGCTCTGTGGCACCGATTGCAAAGAAGGCCGAATCATGGCCGAGCGGTGCCGAGCGATCATTGCGGACACTCCGTTTGCCACATCCGTCGGGCCGCTACCGATTACAGCCAGCTTCGGCTTGGCTTGCCTGAACGCGAGTATTTTGACGCCAAACGCTTTGCTTGAGCAAGCGGACCAATGCTTGTATGACGCCAAACGCGGCGGTCGAAATCGGGTGTGTGGTTAA
- a CDS encoding dockerin type I domain-containing protein, producing the protein MFRIRSSQPRRRSAEKRKLRLESLEQRNLLAAAPIGMTEMDTGEFLLGSVAVTPVFFESDGSSDAETQNWSAAEIDAMLAKVDEGVNWWADTLDTFNTVHTLDFVVDDTYAADPVETPYELIDRNSEGFELAVAQWMDSLGYPGSDSVQTAVQQFNHDQRSKLGTDWAFTIFVIDSSDDPDGLFASGGYFSGAFAFAGGLFMVTPSSRPASTITHEMGHIFWTRDEYPGGGSWTDRRGYYDAQNWNAANNPTEGFVQEDSIMRSGVPLSIAYQSHISPASTLAMVGWQDSDSDGIFDLADVPLALDAVGYFDSATLIYHFSGTASAVPLRNQNSEGPQSDITLNRIGELQYRLDDGPWTIASSPNRPEAEFQLELAITEPFSQIQWRVVDQQSSVTSDTMTGSNLVPAVSSGRLLGYAFRDDNDDGVRGPNEPLLSGVTARIQHSDGTPISSQSIVADQLPDGKISSANSPDVILSTHGVGLDSTVGVRSSALFNGNKLFQAYNAQYLEWTPHWNEKTVFVATPDQPTGEVELTLVAGSEPSYGRLEAYDATGELIGRTTTGPIALGQTVSLSFADPQGRIASIRAFGHAGTSIGIAEFRFGQPSWVTTDASGLWQFDHLADGDYRVELTLPEPLLQFGQPTLLLQAGVGGPAIVASAAGEVSNPWHNQALPGDVNHDGQVTANDALVVINDLTASGARELSGDPASGEYIDVNSDGSVSALDALIVINALTDFGSGGAAFEVAQSELTLPNEGEAAGALQSDVVGALAAINPQMSVDRAMSEWSDTPIGADLRPEFSRNLLRKTVVNGNGLTTIEFDSLNCDDLLENEGELNSLNRDRFAPKLWNHSAQTDV; encoded by the coding sequence ATGTTTCGAATTCGATCTTCGCAACCGCGCCGGCGTTCGGCCGAAAAACGCAAGCTGCGGCTTGAATCGCTTGAGCAGCGGAATTTGTTGGCCGCTGCGCCGATTGGGATGACGGAAATGGACACGGGCGAGTTTCTACTCGGCTCCGTCGCGGTGACCCCCGTCTTCTTTGAGTCCGACGGCAGCAGCGATGCGGAAACTCAGAATTGGTCGGCCGCTGAAATCGATGCGATGTTGGCAAAGGTCGACGAAGGGGTCAATTGGTGGGCGGACACGCTCGACACCTTCAATACGGTTCACACGCTGGATTTCGTTGTCGACGACACCTACGCCGCTGATCCGGTGGAAACCCCCTATGAGCTGATTGATCGAAATAGCGAGGGTTTCGAATTGGCCGTTGCTCAGTGGATGGATTCGCTGGGCTATCCCGGTAGCGATTCGGTTCAGACGGCGGTTCAGCAATTCAATCATGATCAACGGTCCAAGCTGGGGACCGATTGGGCGTTCACGATTTTTGTGATCGACTCGTCAGATGATCCCGACGGATTGTTCGCATCGGGCGGTTACTTCTCCGGCGCGTTTGCCTTTGCGGGTGGTTTGTTCATGGTGACCCCCTCGTCGCGACCGGCGTCGACGATCACGCACGAAATGGGGCACATTTTCTGGACTCGCGACGAATACCCCGGTGGGGGTTCCTGGACCGATCGGCGCGGTTATTACGATGCTCAAAACTGGAACGCGGCGAACAATCCCACGGAGGGTTTTGTTCAGGAAGACAGCATCATGCGGAGTGGGGTCCCGTTGAGCATTGCTTATCAGAGCCACATCAGTCCTGCGTCGACACTGGCGATGGTGGGTTGGCAAGATAGCGATAGCGATGGCATTTTTGATCTTGCCGACGTGCCACTCGCGCTCGACGCGGTGGGGTACTTTGACAGTGCGACGTTGATCTATCATTTCTCGGGTACGGCGTCCGCCGTTCCGCTTCGCAACCAGAACTCGGAGGGGCCGCAAAGCGACATCACGCTCAATCGGATTGGCGAACTGCAATACCGTTTGGATGACGGTCCTTGGACGATTGCGTCATCCCCGAACCGCCCAGAGGCCGAGTTTCAGCTCGAATTGGCAATCACCGAGCCGTTTTCGCAGATTCAGTGGCGCGTCGTCGATCAGCAGTCTTCGGTGACCAGCGACACGATGACTGGGTCGAATCTTGTCCCAGCCGTTTCATCCGGGCGACTCCTCGGTTACGCATTTCGTGACGATAATGACGACGGCGTTCGCGGCCCCAACGAGCCGCTGCTAAGCGGTGTCACGGCGCGGATCCAGCACAGCGATGGGACCCCGATCTCCTCTCAGTCGATCGTCGCGGACCAACTTCCCGATGGCAAGATTAGCAGCGCCAACTCACCCGATGTGATTTTGTCGACCCATGGTGTTGGGCTTGATTCGACCGTGGGTGTGCGTTCCTCGGCGCTCTTCAACGGCAATAAGCTGTTCCAGGCCTATAACGCTCAGTATTTGGAGTGGACGCCCCATTGGAACGAGAAAACCGTTTTTGTCGCCACGCCAGACCAACCGACCGGTGAAGTCGAATTGACGTTGGTTGCGGGTTCCGAGCCCAGCTATGGGCGTCTCGAAGCGTATGATGCGACGGGTGAGTTGATCGGGCGAACGACGACTGGCCCGATCGCTTTGGGCCAGACCGTGTCGCTGAGTTTCGCCGATCCTCAAGGTCGCATTGCATCGATTCGAGCCTTTGGCCATGCGGGCACGTCGATTGGAATTGCCGAGTTTCGTTTTGGGCAACCGAGTTGGGTAACGACCGATGCATCTGGACTCTGGCAATTCGATCATTTGGCTGATGGCGACTATCGGGTCGAGTTGACCCTCCCTGAGCCCCTGTTGCAGTTCGGTCAGCCGACGCTGCTCCTTCAAGCGGGCGTGGGGGGACCGGCCATCGTTGCCTCTGCCGCGGGTGAGGTTTCCAATCCGTGGCACAATCAGGCTTTGCCTGGCGATGTGAATCATGATGGACAAGTGACTGCCAACGATGCACTTGTCGTGATTAACGATTTGACTGCGAGCGGAGCCAGGGAACTGAGCGGTGATCCCGCATCGGGCGAATACATCGACGTGAATTCGGATGGTTCGGTATCCGCTTTGGACGCATTGATCGTGATCAATGCGCTGACCGATTTTGGAAGCGGTGGAGCTGCTTTCGAAGTGGCACAAAGCGAATTGACACTCCCCAACGAGGGGGAGGCAGCGGGGGCGTTGCAAAGCGACGTGGTCGGTGCGCTTGCCGCAATAAACCCCCAAATGTCTGTGGACCGAGCGATGTCGGAGTGGAGTGATACCCCCATTGGAGCGGATTTGCGGCCCGAATTCTCACGAAACTTACTGCGAAAAACGGTTGTGAACGGGAATGGGCTAACCACAATAGAGTTCGATTCGTTGAATTGCGACGATCTACTGGAAAACGAAGGCGAACTAAATTCATTAAACCGTGATCGGTTTGCACCGAAACTTTGGAACCATTCGGCACAAACCGATGTCTAA
- a CDS encoding TonB-dependent receptor, translated as MECDRASLCPELRLTLALLTLLVGSRLLSPPTCCAQIGLGIQLQTPVAPINPGMEDAAADRGAGQGRGTAEQAPNAPSPLAFDERINKLFGDVDQIEDLPAARRGLATSPAADAVFAAEAVGRKTRDIGDLLRQSKSAHGVAVQNRTPIITDTRVRGQRVGQVLASGSYWAPARMDLDTMMNKLDSRLIEDVILIKGPYAARYGPGFRFVDMDFIKSPRFENGSELHGLTSVTYNTNGQQWAGRQSAWGGSQDYGYYVSYGHQTGNDYETGEDDFYLPTSYKSRDIFAAIGVDLTCNERLEFNLLRLDQTDVEFPGLVFDLNFLVTDGYEVTYTNEAPGFADLFVAEVWYNRTRFEGDTLRAGKNWQIPSLQETLEPSDPALFDGYGITDGDALSGGYRLESTYFTCNGHLTFGTDMIVLNQELNDIEPNAPADDNNFPIPRSHSVDIGLFVEDVEQINECLTVTAGARLDGIFTDSTEYVDGVPVGMSELYDAELDQDFVLGAAYLTGEYKLRPGWTVDAGMGTAQRQPTLTEMYSESAFIGSLQRGLTFLQGDPELNPERLFQLDVGTRFEDRDVSFGLHGYYSWIKDYITYDLFDPAGTVDGFQQGASMVNTDLATIAGFETYGQYAASDYVTLFGIMSYVEGRDHHRTNPARRSEFIDRSGNLDVESEPLPGISPLETRLGILLQDPSPEKRWGIELMARIVDNQDRVAATLEEIETPGFTIYTLRTYRRIDQWLLTAGVENLTDKFYREHIDYRSGYGVYRPGIGFYVGCEVAY; from the coding sequence ATGGAATGCGATCGGGCAAGTCTCTGTCCCGAATTGCGATTGACCCTTGCATTGCTCACGCTGCTTGTCGGAAGTCGCCTGCTTTCACCGCCAACCTGTTGCGCGCAGATCGGTCTTGGCATCCAGCTACAAACGCCGGTCGCCCCAATAAATCCTGGGATGGAAGACGCGGCTGCAGATCGCGGGGCAGGGCAGGGCAGGGGGACCGCCGAACAAGCACCCAACGCCCCCTCTCCCTTAGCGTTTGATGAACGAATCAACAAACTCTTCGGGGACGTCGACCAGATCGAAGATCTTCCGGCCGCACGTCGAGGCCTAGCAACCTCACCTGCTGCCGACGCGGTTTTCGCCGCCGAAGCGGTCGGACGAAAGACACGAGACATCGGGGACCTATTGCGTCAGTCGAAATCGGCCCACGGCGTCGCCGTTCAAAATCGAACTCCCATCATCACCGACACGCGAGTCCGCGGTCAGCGAGTTGGACAAGTCCTTGCGTCGGGATCGTATTGGGCACCGGCGAGGATGGACCTTGATACGATGATGAACAAACTCGATTCACGGCTGATCGAGGATGTCATTCTCATCAAAGGTCCCTATGCCGCACGCTATGGCCCCGGGTTTCGATTCGTCGATATGGACTTCATCAAATCACCTCGGTTCGAAAATGGCTCGGAGCTGCACGGCTTGACCAGCGTGACCTACAACACCAATGGCCAACAATGGGCCGGTCGGCAATCGGCTTGGGGCGGCAGCCAAGACTACGGTTATTACGTAAGCTACGGACACCAAACCGGCAATGATTACGAAACCGGCGAAGACGATTTCTACTTGCCCACCAGTTACAAGTCCCGAGACATTTTTGCTGCAATCGGCGTTGATTTGACGTGCAACGAACGCTTGGAATTCAATCTTCTGCGATTGGATCAAACCGATGTCGAGTTCCCCGGATTGGTATTCGACTTGAACTTCCTAGTCACCGATGGCTATGAGGTCACCTACACCAACGAAGCACCCGGTTTCGCGGATCTGTTCGTTGCCGAAGTCTGGTACAACCGGACTCGATTTGAGGGCGACACACTTCGAGCGGGGAAAAATTGGCAGATCCCATCACTTCAAGAAACCCTCGAACCGAGTGACCCGGCACTGTTTGACGGCTACGGGATTACCGACGGTGATGCGCTTTCAGGTGGTTACCGCTTGGAAAGCACTTACTTCACCTGCAATGGGCATTTGACGTTTGGCACCGACATGATCGTCTTGAACCAAGAGCTCAATGACATTGAACCCAACGCGCCCGCCGACGACAACAACTTTCCGATCCCACGTAGCCATAGCGTCGACATCGGGTTGTTTGTCGAGGATGTAGAACAGATTAACGAGTGCTTGACCGTGACAGCCGGGGCTCGACTCGATGGGATCTTTACCGATTCCACTGAGTACGTCGACGGTGTACCGGTCGGGATGTCCGAACTCTATGATGCGGAACTCGATCAAGACTTTGTGCTCGGTGCCGCCTACTTAACGGGTGAGTACAAGCTGCGTCCAGGATGGACGGTCGATGCCGGGATGGGGACGGCGCAGCGTCAACCGACGTTGACGGAAATGTACTCGGAAAGCGCCTTCATTGGTTCCTTACAACGAGGGCTAACGTTCTTGCAAGGTGATCCCGAACTGAATCCCGAGCGCTTGTTTCAACTGGATGTTGGCACCCGTTTCGAGGACCGAGATGTCAGTTTTGGACTGCACGGTTACTATTCGTGGATCAAGGACTACATCACTTACGATCTGTTTGATCCGGCGGGAACAGTCGATGGATTCCAGCAAGGAGCCTCGATGGTCAACACCGACCTTGCAACGATTGCTGGATTTGAAACCTACGGTCAATACGCAGCGTCCGACTACGTCACTTTGTTTGGCATCATGAGCTATGTCGAAGGTCGCGACCATCACCGCACGAATCCAGCCCGCCGCAGCGAATTCATTGATCGGAGTGGCAATTTGGACGTCGAAAGTGAGCCGCTTCCCGGCATTTCGCCCCTCGAAACACGTCTGGGGATTTTGTTGCAAGACCCATCCCCAGAAAAGCGATGGGGCATCGAGTTGATGGCACGGATCGTCGACAACCAAGATCGCGTGGCTGCGACGCTTGAAGAAATCGAAACACCCGGATTCACGATCTACACCTTGCGAACGTATCGCCGAATCGATCAGTGGCTCCTCACCGCTGGTGTCGAGAATCTGACCGATAAGTTTTATCGCGAGCACATCGACTATCGTTCCGGATACGGCGTTTACCGGCCAGGGATCGGCTTCTACGTTGGTTGCGAGGTGGCTTACTAA
- a CDS encoding Calx-beta domain-containing protein translates to MRHLRQLLGRSGWPQAEKRRIEKSSRSGQKRRLISELLERRELLAGDILASSYHNASMPTDVDANQQVTPLDALMVINYLSQPGAGVQGEQISGFVDVNDDGQVSASDALMVINELNRLGEGAGDPVIELQLRALGGDANGDILSSTTNGDGTRVIDVSVGQVFDLEISYLDLRGDGETNGVPDRRGVFQLVSDIKVGGVGITDPGSFVVPLISEAQQLSVGSELETAFPDSTLLLRIELTDADGDIVSTNNIDILADAFVADPAGTVAAALPTVETADGVAFTADDFEIIQIPGENTPGGTADDFVLQVRFKGADKIGQDQLNVNLKPRIQSGTFTFPLDQAQVPHATREFAVTNGLPDPPDNIDYSLDFASRSIGQRSFYSNTGARGVFNPSDPDQLFNEIRGLGSTSIVPDVTGADENTLNDPFDSYSIPIFIKEAVNGLEFSVNMGEDAEAILIYGFLDPSTSQDGLVAASATFGTSTEINVVATTAGEEFNGVRILFNGGGAGDVAPTAAYDTNSKEITVTYNSQAATVANRSYNAIAAAINGLAAFDADVVTGGDGAAAFVEPASTPELAGGGEPRSIVTEDRLTLDEDARFIINALPIGSVQQPGVLGFATASASIDEDAGTVTLTVNRTSGSDGEVTVNYATADGSAAAGSDYTAKNGTLTFAEGVTSQTIVIDITNDSEDEPDQDFTVTLSVPGGGATLGTDVATVTIVDDDEPVVVPGSLALADAAISVNEGAGTATFTINRSGGSDGSVSVTYATSNGTATAGEDYTAVNQSVTFAAGETTKTVMVAITDDAVVENDETFTLTLSAPTNGATLGTVTTSTATIIDNDNPTPVPGVFVIAPATVTVDEDAGTVQFTVNRTTGSDGAVSVGYATMNGTATAGEDYTAASATLDFADGETSKIFTVAITDDSVDESDETFSVTLSNPTNGASLGAVATSTVTIADNDEPVLLPGVLSIDPAATTVNEDAGTVTFTVNRTAGSDGIVTVAYATANGTATAGADYTATSGTLNFAAGETSKMITVPILDDTVDESSETFTVTISNPTGGATLGATQVSTVTITDNDEPVLLPGVLSIDPAATTVNEDAGTVTFTVNRTAGSDGIVTVAFATANGTATAGADYTATSGTLNFAAGETSKMITVPILDDTVDESSETFTVTISNPTGGATLGATQVSTVTITDNDEPAVVAGVLSISPANRTVDEDSGTATFTVTRTGGSDGVITVKYATANGTATAGADYTATSGTLEFADGETSKSFTVPILEDAIDEPNETFTVTISDPTGGASLGTAVVSTATIIDNDVTASPGEFTISPATRSVDESGPTISFTVTRTGGSDGAVSVSYATSDGSATAGADYTAKSDTLDFADGETSKTITINILEDTIDEPNETFRVTLSSPTDGATLGTATVSTAIIVDNDDAPIGTSTISGSIFIDQIENLEEVTESLGAVEPVRDGEQDADERGLVGVLVELRKPSGEVVASALTDANGAYEFTGVPEGSYVLTFGVSSDNVFLAGTNEVPVTVGAATSVVPGNLAVYGTAGALGSVDILASSYLRNNEALIESSDSGRRGGVVSLDGSGNQIFLMAADGFDSVEYIEVLLNSTRDKAIMTIVDNGEVLSAVLSKEEFVVNRAGTALQFFGGYDDHDDFGFAGMETAGSNGFSQAAVDALFARAEQKAV, encoded by the coding sequence ATGAGACATCTGCGTCAGTTGCTTGGTCGCTCTGGATGGCCGCAGGCCGAAAAACGACGAATCGAAAAATCTTCCCGAAGCGGTCAGAAACGGCGACTGATTAGTGAGCTGTTGGAGCGACGTGAGTTGCTCGCTGGTGATATTCTGGCCAGTAGCTATCACAATGCCTCGATGCCGACCGACGTCGATGCGAATCAGCAGGTCACGCCGCTTGATGCGTTGATGGTGATCAACTACCTGAGTCAGCCAGGTGCTGGGGTCCAGGGTGAACAGATCAGCGGTTTTGTTGACGTGAACGATGATGGCCAAGTGAGCGCGTCCGACGCGTTGATGGTGATCAACGAGCTCAACCGTCTCGGCGAAGGCGCCGGCGACCCCGTGATCGAGTTGCAACTTCGAGCGCTCGGTGGAGATGCCAACGGCGACATCCTCTCGAGCACGACCAACGGCGACGGGACTCGTGTGATCGATGTTTCGGTAGGGCAAGTTTTCGATCTCGAGATTTCTTACCTCGATTTGCGTGGCGATGGCGAAACCAACGGTGTGCCGGATCGACGTGGAGTGTTCCAGCTTGTGTCGGACATCAAGGTGGGTGGCGTCGGAATCACCGATCCCGGCAGTTTTGTGGTGCCATTGATCAGCGAGGCCCAGCAGTTGTCCGTCGGTAGCGAGCTTGAAACAGCTTTCCCCGACAGCACACTGCTGCTGCGGATTGAACTCACTGATGCGGACGGCGATATTGTCAGTACGAACAATATTGATATTCTTGCGGACGCCTTTGTCGCAGATCCGGCGGGCACGGTCGCGGCAGCGCTGCCGACAGTTGAAACGGCCGATGGAGTGGCGTTCACGGCGGATGATTTCGAGATCATTCAGATCCCAGGAGAGAATACGCCAGGCGGAACCGCCGACGATTTTGTGCTTCAGGTGCGCTTTAAAGGTGCTGACAAAATCGGCCAGGATCAACTGAATGTCAATTTAAAGCCTCGTATTCAATCGGGAACCTTTACGTTCCCATTGGATCAAGCGCAGGTTCCTCACGCCACGCGTGAATTTGCGGTGACCAATGGGTTGCCGGATCCTCCGGATAACATCGACTACTCGCTGGACTTTGCCAGCCGTTCGATTGGTCAGCGCAGTTTCTACTCCAACACCGGTGCACGAGGGGTCTTTAATCCGTCCGATCCGGACCAGTTGTTCAATGAAATTCGTGGGCTGGGTTCGACAAGCATTGTTCCCGATGTGACCGGTGCGGATGAGAACACGCTCAACGATCCCTTCGATTCCTACAGCATTCCGATCTTCATCAAAGAAGCGGTAAACGGGCTCGAGTTTAGCGTCAACATGGGCGAAGACGCGGAAGCGATTTTGATCTATGGGTTCTTGGATCCATCGACTTCTCAAGACGGACTCGTCGCGGCTTCGGCCACCTTCGGCACGAGCACGGAGATCAATGTCGTTGCAACAACGGCGGGTGAAGAATTCAACGGTGTCAGAATTCTATTCAACGGTGGCGGTGCTGGCGATGTCGCGCCGACCGCGGCGTACGATACCAACAGCAAAGAGATCACCGTTACTTACAACTCGCAAGCGGCGACCGTCGCGAATCGAAGCTACAACGCGATTGCAGCGGCGATCAATGGACTGGCCGCATTTGATGCGGACGTGGTGACCGGTGGTGATGGAGCGGCTGCGTTTGTCGAGCCCGCAAGCACCCCGGAACTTGCTGGAGGTGGCGAACCTCGATCGATCGTTACCGAAGACCGATTGACTCTTGACGAAGACGCGCGGTTCATCATCAACGCGTTGCCGATCGGCAGCGTTCAACAGCCTGGCGTCTTGGGTTTTGCCACGGCATCCGCGTCGATCGACGAAGATGCGGGCACCGTCACCTTGACCGTCAATCGTACGTCCGGCAGCGATGGTGAAGTCACCGTCAACTACGCAACCGCCGATGGATCCGCAGCAGCGGGTTCCGACTACACCGCGAAGAACGGGACGCTGACGTTTGCCGAAGGCGTGACCTCGCAAACGATCGTCATTGACATTACCAATGACAGCGAAGATGAGCCGGATCAAGACTTCACCGTGACATTGAGTGTTCCCGGTGGTGGAGCCACGCTTGGAACGGATGTCGCAACGGTAACGATCGTTGATGACGATGAGCCGGTCGTGGTGCCTGGTTCGCTGGCTCTCGCCGATGCTGCAATCTCGGTGAATGAAGGTGCCGGAACGGCCACGTTTACGATCAACCGCAGCGGTGGCAGCGATGGATCGGTTTCGGTCACCTACGCAACCTCCAACGGGACGGCGACAGCAGGCGAGGATTACACTGCGGTCAATCAATCGGTGACGTTTGCCGCTGGTGAAACGACCAAGACCGTGATGGTGGCGATCACCGATGACGCGGTTGTTGAAAACGACGAAACGTTTACGCTGACTCTCTCTGCTCCTACCAACGGAGCCACGCTGGGCACCGTGACGACGTCGACCGCGACGATCATTGACAACGATAACCCGACGCCGGTACCAGGTGTGTTCGTCATCGCGCCGGCAACGGTGACCGTGGATGAAGACGCAGGGACGGTTCAGTTCACGGTCAATCGAACGACGGGCAGTGATGGTGCAGTATCGGTCGGTTACGCGACGATGAATGGGACGGCGACGGCAGGAGAAGACTACACGGCTGCTTCCGCGACGCTAGACTTTGCCGACGGTGAAACAAGCAAGATCTTTACGGTTGCAATCACCGACGATTCGGTTGACGAAAGCGACGAGACGTTTTCGGTTACCTTGAGCAATCCCACCAATGGGGCGAGTCTCGGGGCCGTTGCGACTTCGACGGTCACGATCGCCGACAATGACGAGCCGGTTTTGCTTCCGGGAGTGCTGTCGATTGATCCTGCCGCCACGACGGTGAACGAAGATGCCGGGACGGTGACCTTCACGGTGAATCGAACCGCTGGCAGCGATGGCATTGTCACGGTCGCATACGCCACGGCCAATGGAACGGCGACGGCGGGTGCCGACTACACGGCGACCAGCGGGACGTTGAATTTCGCTGCGGGTGAAACCTCAAAAATGATCACCGTACCGATTCTCGACGATACGGTTGATGAATCCAGTGAGACCTTTACCGTCACGATCAGCAATCCGACGGGTGGTGCGACCCTCGGAGCTACTCAAGTTTCGACGGTGACGATCACCGATAATGACGAGCCGGTTTTGCTTCCCGGAGTGCTGTCGATTGATCCTGCCGCCACGACGGTGAACGAAGATGCCGGGACGGTGACCTTCACGGTGAATCGAACGGCTGGCAGCGATGGAATCGTTACGGTTGCGTTCGCCACCGCCAATGGAACGGCGACGGCGGGTGCCGACTACACGGCGACCAGCGGGACGTTGAATTTCGCTGCGGGTGAAACCTCAAAAATGATCACCGTACCGATTCTCGACGATACGGTTGATGAATCCAGCGAGACCTTTACCGTCACGATCAGCAATCCGACGGGCGGTGCAACCCTCGGAGCCACTCAAGTTTCCACGGTGACGATCACCGACAACGATGAGCCGGCTGTGGTTGCAGGTGTACTGTCCATTTCGCCCGCCAACCGTACCGTCGATGAGGATTCGGGGACTGCGACCTTCACCGTCACGCGAACCGGTGGTAGCGATGGCGTCATCACCGTCAAGTATGCAACGGCCAATGGCACGGCGACGGCAGGTGCTGACTACACCGCGACCAGCGGAACGTTGGAGTTCGCGGATGGTGAAACCTCGAAATCATTTACCGTGCCGATCCTGGAAGACGCGATCGATGAGCCGAACGAGACCTTTACCGTCACGATCAGCGATCCGACGGGCGGAGCCAGCCTTGGAACCGCAGTCGTCTCGACGGCGACGATCATCGATAATGATGTAACCGCCTCGCCAGGTGAATTCACGATTTCGCCAGCGACCCGCTCGGTGGATGAATCAGGACCAACGATTTCGTTCACGGTCACGCGTACCGGCGGCAGCGACGGTGCGGTATCGGTCTCCTATGCGACCAGCGATGGTAGTGCAACCGCCGGTGCCGACTACACCGCGAAGTCCGATACGTTGGACTTTGCCGATGGCGAAACAAGCAAAACCATCACCATCAATATTCTCGAAGACACGATCGATGAGCCGAACGAAACGTTCCGGGTGACGCTCAGCAGTCCCACCGATGGGGCGACGCTCGGCACGGCAACCGTGTCGACGGCGATCATTGTCGATAACGACGATGCTCCGATTGGAACGTCAACGATTTCGGGTTCGATCTTCATCGATCAGATCGAAAACCTTGAGGAAGTGACGGAGTCGTTGGGTGCGGTTGAACCGGTTCGCGATGGTGAGCAAGACGCTGACGAGAGGGGTTTGGTGGGCGTCCTGGTTGAGCTTCGAAAGCCTTCGGGTGAGGTCGTCGCTTCGGCGTTGACCGATGCCAACGGGGCCTATGAGTTTACCGGAGTGCCCGAAGGATCCTATGTGCTTACCTTTGGTGTTTCGAGCGACAACGTTTTCTTGGCTGGTACCAATGAGGTTCCTGTGACCGTCGGTGCAGCGACCAGCGTTGTTCCCGGCAACCTTGCCGTTTATGGAACCGCCGGGGCGCTCGGCAGTGTCGATATTTTGGCATCGAGCTACCTCCGCAACAACGAAGCGTTGATCGAATCGTCCGACAGCGGTCGTCGTGGGGGTGTGGTTTCGCTCGACGGTTCGGGTAACCAGATCTTCTTGATGGCGGCGGATGGATTCGACAGTGTCGAGTACATCGAAGTGTTGCTGAACAGCACTCGAGATAAAGCGATCATGACGATTGTCGACAATGGCGAAGTGTTGAGTGCCGTGCTCAGCAAAGAAGAGTTTGTGGTGAACCGTGCGGGAACCGCGCTGCAGTTCTTCGGCGGCTATGATGACCACGATGACTTTGGCTTTGCGGGTATGGAAACGGCTGGATCCAACGGCTTCAGTCAAGCGGCCGTGGACGCCTTGTTCGCCCGAGCAGAGCAAAAAGCGGTTTAG